In the Uranotaenia lowii strain MFRU-FL chromosome 1, ASM2978415v1, whole genome shotgun sequence genome, TTGGCCAGGACCAGCTTCAACGAGGATCGAGAGGTGTGGATCCGAAACGGAACCATTGATGATATTGATCGACTTCTCAATGGCAGTTTGTACCACGTCACTCATCTGAAGATCACCAATCTGGCTGCCGGTGAGGGATCTCGATCGCTGGAACGATTCCCCATTGAGCCGGAACGTTTTGCGGTTCTCGATTTGACCAACAGTGGGATTCAGCGGTTGGAGATAAAAGACGTTGACTATCGCTTAACACATTTGGACGTGAAGCAGAATCGACTCACAACATTGACTAATATGAAGTTTCTAACGGGGTTGGAATCCCTCAAGGCCGATCGGAACGCCATCGATTCGTTTTCATTGGACGATTTCAAGGATCTCAAACAGCTGATTGTACTTTCGTTGAAGTCGAACCAGATCAAAAGTGTAACGGCGACGGGTCCAATCTTCCTGCCCAAGTTGAGATCCCTATTTTTATCGGACAACCAACTGACAGATCTGAACGTAACTCATTGGGAGTTCCCGAATCTAAACTCATTTTTCGTGGATGACAACTCATTGACCGTCATTAGTGGTAATTCAAGGGGAAAATTCCCCAATACCTGGGAGATTGCCCTCGGAGGACGCAATAATTGGGACTGCCAGTGGTTTGACAACCTGTTGGCTTTCCTGAAAGAAGATCGACGATTTGCCCTGCAGATGTTTGGCGATGAACCTAGCTGTCCGGATCAAAGCCGCATGGAAGGATTCATTTGCTGTCGTAATGTGTACGATAATCAAGTGGCTTAGCTTAATTGGTTGCgggagatataaaaaaaaagttcaacaggTCTGCAGTAGGACGCAATAAATCAGATAACTCGTTCTGGCCAGCGATGTAACCAGAAATGGTGAGGGAAACAAATCAATTATATTATGAAGAAGGACCAATTAATTAGCACTTGCTCGCTGAACTTTGGCTTCGAAGTCATGGTGAGGGGATggccgatgatgatgatgatgatgttaatGATAATGATTACAATGGTGATAATGAACTCAATGGTGATAACAGTGTTGGTGGATCTGTAAAAATGAATCATTACTTGGGCAGTTaatgtttcaataaataattattgGTTTACCGTTTCAGTGGATGTGTGATTTTCATTAACTGAGGGTTTCTTACAAGATCAAAAGAGTGACTCcaaaagttcttcttttttcgtcTGTTTTTGCGACATTTAGTAGGTGATGTTTAAAAGAATAGCAAGGCCATTGATCCATACGCAAAATGCAATAAGCTAGGATAAATAAATTGCtttatcaaaaattgtaacacAGGTCTGTGTGTATAGGAAAAGAAGAaagtcatgatttttttttagaatgattttgcgtttgttaaataatttaaagaaataattttaggaGTGTTTGAAATAATAccagcttaaaataaaaactcacccattaaactgattttatttgaaaatcatcaatgataaaaaggtggcaataattaaaaaatacagaaaaatcgaaaaaataaaagtcaaaaagtcgggagcaaaaaaaggaaagaagtcaggtagtcagaaaatcagataaTTCCCAGACCACCATTTgatgggtatttcgaatttgtatCACAAACGTGCAAATATACgagtaaacatatcgtatattatgcagcaaaaccagtatatacgtatcattttggggGCCATATGGGTAAAtaagcacacatattcttgacttggattgtattgaattactttttttaagttttttttatcgaaactttACCATCCTTTTGGCGTTCGTGTCGAGTATTGAATTATgatttgcacgatttgtcatgcgaatcatttacgactaccctgattctttttggagaTACTATGAGCATTAACATCATCaaatagatgattgaggttgtaatcttGCAGGTCTTTGCTCAATATGCAATTGGGAATATCtttatatacgacatttttcgtaacaatatggaaagtttgacgacttatttggtcgtcttctgcgacttgagtgcagggctctcattttccgccagttgaataaaaatatggtCCCATAGTTTATTCCGATTGCCATTGGGGCAACTTGCGGCAGTTCATGGATGTTGCAAAGATCGGCAAAAAGTTCTTTGAACTGTTCTTATGGATTGGCAGACCGTCTACTTTGATCTTGAGCGATATTGATGACGGCTTATTAATTAAGtgggtgcagatatacgaaattGAGTTTAagtaacattctatacgatataatctgtaaaataaaatacgacttctggttgtctggggtaCAAAGTcagaaactttaaaattttagtagACGAAAAGCTAGAAAATATTTCCTGGTCGACGGTCCCGCCTTATGAACAGATAGCTtaccaaacgagatatttcttggcaaaTTTCGGTAGTTTAAGCCTGCCAGCATTCCTCTTTTGATTACTGTGTTATACTTTTGTTTAGCAAACTGTCTGAAGTCTACCTTGGCGTGGGTCTCGTCTCTATTACCACGccatcaaactttgtcaacaatgtcgtatacagcttccgagatTTTGTTTTTGCCATGAGGTTTTGCTTATCGTTGCGATTTGGAACCACTACCTTCTTTTCAGTCGATAGTCCGAAATGGTTTTTAAGCTTCGTGCGCGATTGTGgacgatattcccaacttatttGCAGCATCTCTGCAGTAATAAAGTTAAACCCATTAAgccgatggtaatcttcggttaaaattatattaaaatggtgtttttcgatatgaactgcagggctagaagttggtcactgTTCCGGCGCAGTCACAACAAACAGCGGCCCACAAcaaataataatgataaaatacGAAGACATCAATGAATTACAAACAAAATACGAAGAAAtacgaaaattcgaaaaaatgttaAGTGAAACAGACATAAGGGAAGAAATTCGTTGTAAATAGTacacataaaacataaatttcacCAAACACAATTTCACACAACACACAACACAAAACATTGAATTGCCAACACTGCACACTCACACCAGAGATTTAAGAGTGAGAAAAAACATGGCGAAAAAGTGATAAGTGAATTCCAATACTAATGTACAAGTgacatttatatttatttatgcttcaataaaaatcactttgaaAACCTCCAACCGAAAATTTCGTTTCGCTTCTCGGCCTTTGTTCtgctccgccatcgctggtGAAGTTGATGACCAAAGTTGTTCCTGCTATTTCGAATCCTTAGACgccgtttgggacccaattTCGTGGGACACTAACAGCGGAATCCTGCGTCCGTacagtcactttttagtaactttgtcactttttaagCTGGTTACTCACTtgttacttttttgaaaatttgtcactaAAGTTACTATTTTGAATTACTTCCTCACGAACTGACAACATTTTACCTTTAAAAACCAGAGATTTACCAGATAATCTACCAGAAGAATCAATCTTCCGTGCCTTGATTGTTCGTATTGTTTTAGAATCAATTATCCATGCATATAAAACTTGTTCTTATCAACGTTTGTGCCTTATTCAGAATAAGTTATTCTATAAgtcttatttcagatttttgataaatttatcctTAAATGAGTATAGCCATTAGAGTatcctttttctcaaaataatttACTTTTTCTTGGATTTGAAATAAAGGCTTATGAAATTCAAACATGAAGTTCAATATttaagaatataaatttaacttatttgtctcaaaatttcaaaacttcgagAGATTCGGCCCAGGGCACCAAAAATTACAGGTGTTTGAGTTTGGAAGCCCGACTCTTATTTGACCTTgagttttttattgttaaaaagcTGCAAAAACATGGATTGTgtttgaaccaaaacattgGACCTCAGGacttaataaattaaaacaagacccgaaatataaaaaaaacaatattttcttgcTTGCTTATAGCTTTTGAATCCTTGTTAAAAACCGATTTCGAATTAATCATTTAATctgttttttggaatttttaaagtCCCTATTGAtgagatttttgattttatatggTCATTAGTCTTGccctaatttcatttgaaaataactaTTTTACACTACTTTTTTTGCCTCATGGTCGCTTCTAGCTGAAACTGCAGTCCAGCCAAGAAGCTGgtctcttttttttgcataaattgaggcgtcttcagcacctgaatttcgcctttatttatgcaatcttaTAAGAGCTGCAAAGCATTTCCATGAGTCTAGTGGTATTCTGAAAAATCCTGAGTTTTACTCCGCGGTGTcccgatttttgacaaaaaaccaCCTGAATCTAATGTCAAAATCCGAACAGAAGCATCattgcacacacacacacacctacaAAAAAGGGGGgttcaattttttctataagaatgataagaaaaaaacgGCAAATTAAGGTTGAGCACTTTCTAATCCAATCACCCTGTattcttttgcatttttgtgAGAAAAGCTTGCAAATGTACACCATACATTACCCCGTAAGATCTGATTATTAAGGAGAAGTAAGACCGGGATGGAAATATGGTTGCTCCGAAGCTTTCATGCCCTACATTATGACCttatttcgatttaaaaatgaTCTACTTTTAAGTGGCTAGCCTTACCAAATATTCTTCTtatctatattttatttgagtAAGCATAATCTTAGTGAACTTTTCCGGAATCCtgattcaataaatttgttttatttttcagttttttcaccCAATATAAAACGCCATCTTCTatactttttcaaaactattataCTTCGATTTCCTTGTATTGTCAATTTGTATGTCAATTCTACTTTCATTTTCACGAAGATATTCTCGTTGATTTgaattgattaattttcaatgccaaaagacatacccttaTTCAATAGCTAATAAATTTCTCACCTTGGTGTTTGATAACAGCTTAGATTCCCCAGAAGAAACAAATATgatgtcgatttttcaaaacaaaatctgcagtttccccatacaaacctaaaagttaaaattttctcatgtaaacattacttcaaaatgctgcaaaaaatcTTGGTTGAGTTTTGAGGCAAAACGAAGGTTTTGAAACCCCAGGGTTAGAGATATTCAATCGATGAACCCAAATCGActaagtatagtatagtatagtattgtatcaatccaatttttgtcaatatgtAACTCGTTTACCGAATTGATGTTTacgttttttgtttcgattattggACTTTGGATTTTGccaagattgaaaaaataaacacgaATATTGCTAATAGTTTATTTGGAGTGAGACAATGGGAATCCGAATATGCGATAATTTAGTTTTcattatgacaattttattattaaattcatCCTTCTGTAAGCTGAATAATTACCTCTTATTGTACATTTATTCGAATTCTCCTATAATCAcgaatcaaatttaaacaacTGTGTTGATGGaataatgagaatttttttgattccgTTTTTGAACCTTATATATCCAGGACACATTTTTACGGGATTCTGATTaacatttcaatcattcatccCGACGGCATTTTTGTGAAATACTTTTATACTCtttgtgacaatttttcaacatttttacattttagagaaaaaatctttaaatcacttttgcaacattTGTTAGACCTTTGTTACGACTTTTGGAAGTTTGTACCATTTTCAGCACTTTCTAAATGCTCGAATCTAGATCAAGTAAATCCGTAAAATTAATCgcaattctatgaaaaaatatttgaatttttaattttaagttattttgtgGTTAAGTGTTGTAACATgtgattttctgtatttttaatgtttttttttatagtttatgcTTTAAAATATGCTGTTTTCTTGGTCAAAATTAATGAAGTCCTTAATCCATTGTCATCCATTGGTttgctattttaaattttaaatcatttttgtcatttttgtcatttttgtcatttttgtcatttttgtcatttttgtcatttttgtcatttttgtcatttttgtcatttttgtcatttttgtcatttttgtcatttttgtcatttttgtcatttttgtcatttttgtcatttttgtcatttttgtcatttttgtcatttttgtcatttttatcatttttgttatttttgtcatttttgtcatttttgtcatttttgtcatttttgtcatttttgtcatttttgtcatttttgtcatttttgtcatttttgtcatttttgtcatttttgtcatttttgtcatttttgtcatttttgtcatttttgtcatttttgtcatttttgtcatttttgtcatttttgtcatttttgtcatttttgtcatttttgtcatttttgtcatttttgtcatttttgtcatttttgtcatttttgtcatttttgtcatttttgtcatttttgtcatttttgtcatttttgtaatttttgtcatttttgtcatttttgtcatttttgtcatttttgtcatttttgtcatttttgtcatttttgtcatttttgtcatttttgtcatttttgtcacttttgtcatttttgtcatttttgtcatttttgtcatttttgtcatttttgtcatttttgtcatttttgtcatttttgtcatttttgtcatttttgtcatttttgtcatttttgtcatttttgtcatttttgtcatttttgtcatttttgtcatttttgtcatttttgtcatttttgtcatttttgtcatttttgtcatttttgtcatttttgtcatttttgtcatttttgtcatttttgtcatttttgtcatttttgtcatttttgtcatttttgtcatttttgtcatttttgtcatttttgtcatttttgtcacttttgtcatttttattgtttttgtcatttttgtcctttttgccatttttgtcatttttgtcatttttgtcatttttgtcatttttgtcatttttgtcatttttgtcatttttgtcatttttgtcatttttgtcattttcgtcatttttgtcatttttgtcacttttgtcatttttattgtttttgtcatttttgtcctttttgccatttttgtcagttttgtcatttttgacatttttgtgatcacTTGAGAAAAATCTCCACCTTTCGAACTGCTACCGGAAACATCACACGTGTATCTGGCTAACCATAAAATAACTTGTGGCCAAGGATGGAAGACGAAAGCACtggaaaaaaatctcacaaTCATTTCCCGCTACGGATAGATTCCTGTGCATAGATGTGGTGAATATATGAATAAGTATTGCTCGTAACTTTTACGAGTGGCGTGTGCACTTTTATTTTATACTTTCCGTTCACTCATCTCAAGGAacgggaaaaaaaaaattcgaaaaagaaAGGAGTGAGAACACTATTTGGGGAGCATCGAAATGAATACCTTCGTTTTGGGGCGCTCAGCTTCGGTTCCTTGCTTCTGTTTGTTCCTAGGATGTCTAGGAAAAAAGCAAAGTGGTTGaaccttcaaaaattttggtggCATGATCTGTacatttccgttgaaaaaaagAAGCTAGCGTCTTCAGAGGTATATAGTCCTCGTTGGTACCAGTTGAGGAGCTCGGGGTCATTTGGATATCTTAACATATTTGCTCCCCATTtggcttaattttttaaagaaggatttgaaaaaaaaattacaatattctTCATAAATACTATTGGGGTTTTCTTCTCGTCTGATACCTACATTGTTCTAAATATAAAgtcatttgattatttttttaaaagagtaTGTTCATGTTCTCCTAAAATACCAAAACATCTCCAAATTCCCTGACAGCCATAAAACACAAGATTTTCTTCTGGGGAACATCTCCAGCCAAAGTATCATCTCTAGGGCAGGGCAAGTAAGGGCAACTTAAGCATCGTCGTCTCTCCGAAAAGTGGGTAACTGTGAAATCTTGCCTTGGCTCCAGGCTGGCGGGCTACTCTTGATGTTAGTTGTGTTTTTCCTCCTTTGCTTGTTTCCTATACGTTTCTTACATAGTAGTAGTTGTAGTTTCCTTTCATCGTCAGCCCGGCAGCCAGCGTCTTTTTCCCGAGAGGATGTAGTATTTTGGTatttcatccccccattcttcCAAAACATGATGAAGCGAATGGAAGTAAAAGTAATCGAGAGCAGTGAACGAATTTCGGATGCTGGTTGCTCCTCTTTTTGGGAGGAAATGGGGGTCCACTTCCTTCGAAATCGTCGTCGTCGGACAGTAAGGATACCTTGCTCCGGTAACGGACCTTTCTTTTTCCTCAGGTTGAAATGGACCATCTTGAGTCACGAAATGGGAAAAGGGCGAAGAAGGGAGGGTCAATATGAAGCAAACCTTTGGGGATTCCGTTTGACTTGGTTGTGACCGAAATGGTTTTCTCTTTTGTTCGACGACTTTCAATGGCAAAAACAGGACCGTGAATAAATTAACATTCGGTGAATATTTTCCCGATATATATTCCCAGTTCAGGACGTTTATTGTTATGAATGCGGGTATTCAGTGATTCAACGtagattattttttctggtGTTTGGGAAAGTAATTCAGTTTGAATAGTTTTCGGTTGTTTTActtacaaaattattataattgttTACCTTTATATTGAAAATCAACACAACTTAACAGACACCttaaaacattcattgaaatcaagaattttgatttctgaa is a window encoding:
- the LOC129756250 gene encoding uncharacterized protein LOC129756250 codes for the protein MIFLTKRLLVILTIVTLTVADRIYICQHQLKVTGDGFLKFHDDCRNYDDAVLARTSFNEDREVWIRNGTIDDIDRLLNGSLYHVTHLKITNLAAGEGSRSLERFPIEPERFAVLDLTNSGIQRLEIKDVDYRLTHLDVKQNRLTTLTNMKFLTGLESLKADRNAIDSFSLDDFKDLKQLIVLSLKSNQIKSVTATGPIFLPKLRSLFLSDNQLTDLNVTHWEFPNLNSFFVDDNSLTVISGNSRGKFPNTWEIALGGRNNWDCQWFDNLLAFLKEDRRFALQMFGDEPSCPDQSRMEGFICCRNVYDNQVA